A portion of the Mesobacillus sp. AQ2 genome contains these proteins:
- a CDS encoding class I SAM-dependent methyltransferase has protein sequence MAKLFASFYDTLMSPLEKRWIAHVRKNIISGLEGKILEIGAGTGANYPYYSKGKVDRLVSIEPNPYMLEQAQEQAEKNGLQVEFHKGMAESLPFSDGEFDTVVATLVLCSVEEPRQVFKEMKRVCKKGGRIVLFEHVRTESKSLAALQDFLTPAWKRLCDGCHLNRDTGRYMRESGIEMTREKKYFKGIFVEYEGKA, from the coding sequence GTGGCAAAATTATTTGCTTCTTTTTATGACACGCTAATGAGTCCGCTTGAAAAAAGATGGATTGCGCATGTGAGGAAAAATATCATTTCTGGTCTAGAGGGGAAAATACTTGAGATTGGTGCAGGTACAGGGGCTAATTATCCATATTATTCAAAAGGAAAAGTGGATAGGCTTGTTTCCATTGAACCAAATCCGTATATGCTTGAGCAGGCACAAGAACAAGCTGAAAAGAATGGTTTGCAAGTTGAATTCCATAAGGGGATGGCCGAGTCGCTTCCATTTAGTGATGGAGAGTTCGATACAGTGGTCGCTACTCTAGTTTTATGTTCCGTCGAGGAACCCCGCCAAGTATTTAAAGAAATGAAAAGAGTATGCAAAAAGGGAGGCAGGATTGTCCTATTCGAACATGTAAGGACGGAATCCAAATCCCTTGCCGCCCTGCAGGATTTCCTCACGCCTGCTTGGAAGAGACTGTGTGACGGCTGTCATTTGAATCGGGATACCGGCCGTTACATGAGAGAATCCGGAATAGAGATGACAAGAGAAAAGAAATACTTCAAGGGTATCTTCGTTGAATACGAGGGAAAAGCATGA